The proteins below come from a single Salvelinus alpinus chromosome 18, SLU_Salpinus.1, whole genome shotgun sequence genomic window:
- the LOC139544141 gene encoding uncharacterized protein, giving the protein MLEREASAVELELKMEKELKEILRQVMMKLLEEKDTQLEDRNHRLEERDKLLEEREKKLKERDKQVEDVNNENAELAQQICDVKTEVERLRETSAQMTEHGETSDTGSIPPVRRRQSMEFPPSMGGDTSDTDPTLPLRRRNSKELIPPLMRGESSNPDSPVFPSVSVLRLVLLGRTGAGRSAAENTILGREECEAQASPSAVTQRSKRREGNMCGRQLVLVDTPDWFCPGLSLEEMRQDAGLCVRLSAPGPHAFLLVIPVEPSKGEERGVLERIEEMFGEGCWGHTVILFTHAGGLKEQSIEEFLQAGSQDLQQLVEKCGRRYHILNIKDRAHGTQVPELLEQVEEMVAGNRERFYSSQTYQEAETQVREMEGKIKRVNMERKQKKEREMRERFEKELQDSLKKKDGEIQKLKRDIRILRERITELERLLKEDRDEEKKRELESELKRESDRREEMERNLERLKEKRDNEKREMERHRQEMMENYEGEARVEAERNLMKIVLPELQRNIMISKTKMQREFSRQMEEKDRQMKEKDREMERLRQNLKEVSEIHSVLEERLLREGRGQRALMGVLGWVRRNSSSWLLHNLI; this is encoded by the exons ATGCTGGAGAGGGAGGCATCAGCTGTTGAGCTTG AGTTGAAGATGGAAAAAGAACTAAAAGAGATATTAAGACAGGTGATGATGAAACTACTAGAGGAGAAAGACACACAACTAGAGGACAGAAACCACAGACTGGAAGAGAGAGACAAActactagaggagagagagaagaagttaAAGGAAAGAGACAAGCAAGTGGAGGATGTCAACAATGAAAATGCTGAACTGG CTCAACAGATATGTGATGTGAAGACTGAAgtagagagactaagagagaccTCAGCCCAGATGACTG AACATGGAGAGACCTCAGATACAGGTTCCATACCCCCAGTCAGGAGGAGACAGAGCATGGAGTTTCCTCCATCCA TGGGAGGAGATACCTCAGATACAGACCCCACACTTCCACTGAGGAGGAGAAACAGCAAGGAGTTAATACCTCCACTTA tgagaggagagagcagcaATCCAGACTCCCCAGTGTTTCCCAGTGTGTCTGTGCTGAGACTGGTGCTGCTGGGGAGGACTGGGGCTGGGAGGAGTGCAGCAGAAAACACCATCCTGGGCAGAGAGGAGTGTGAGGCCCAGGCCAGCCCCTCTGCAGTGACCCAGAGGAgtaagaggagagaagggaacaTGTGTGGGAGACAGCTGGTGCTAGTGGACACTCCTGACTGGTTCTGTCCTGGACTCTCTCTGGAGGAGATGAGACAGGATGCGGGGctctgtgtccgtctgtctgcccCGGGACCCCACGCCTTCCTCCTGGTCATACCAGTGGAGCCCTccaagggggaggagagaggggtgctggagagaatagaggagatgTTTGGGGAGGGTTGTTGGGGACACACTGTGATTCTATTCACCCATGCTGGTGGCCTGAAAGAGCAGAGCATTGAGGAGTTTCTCCAAGCAGGGAGTCAGGACCTCCAGCAGCTTGTAGAGAAATGTGGGAGAAGGTACCACATCCTCAACATTAAGGACAGGGCTCATGGCACTCAGGTCCCAGAGCTGCTGGAGCAGGTAGAGGAGATGGTggcaggaaacagagagagattctACAGCAGTCAGACCTACCAGGAGGCAGAGACCCAggttagagagatggagggaaagatcaAGAGGGTGAACATGGAGAGGAAACAAaaaaaggagagggagatgagagagaggtttGAGAAGGAGCTGCAGGACTCTCTGAAGAAGAAAGATGGAGAAATCCAGAAGCTCAAGAGAGATATCAGAATTCTCAGAGAACGAATAACTGAACTGGAGAGACTATTGAAAGAAGATAGGGacgaggagaagaaaagagaattGGAGAGTGAGCTGAAGAGGGAGtctgacaggagggaggagatggagagaaatctggagagattgaaagagaagagagataatgagaagagggagatggagagacacagacaggagaTGATGGAGAACTATGAAGGAGAGGCCAGAGTTGAAGCAGAGAGAAACCTGATGAAGATAGTCCTACCTGAGTTACAGAGGAACATCATGATCTCTAAGACAAAGATGCAGAGGGAGTTCAGCAGACAAATGGAGGAGAAGGATAGACAGATGAAGGAGAAGGATAGAGAAatggagagactgagacagaactTGAAAGAAGTCAGTGAAATTCACTCAGTGTTGGAGGAGAGACTGCTgcgagaggggagaggtcagaggGCACTGATGGGAGTGTTGGGCTGGGTCAGGAGAAACTCATCAAGTTGGCTTCTCCACAATCTGATATGA